In one window of Acanthochromis polyacanthus isolate Apoly-LR-REF ecotype Palm Island chromosome 8, KAUST_Apoly_ChrSc, whole genome shotgun sequence DNA:
- the LOC127535127 gene encoding uncharacterized protein LOC127535127, which produces MYGGSNDTHGGSYDMYGGSNDTHGGSYNTYGGSNDTHGGSYDTYGGSNKRYGGSNDMHGGSNDTYGNSDDLYRGSNDRYGGSNDSHGGSNDMYGSSNDPYEGSNDLYGGSNDLYGGSNEPYGGSNDLYGGSNDAYEGFNNPYGDSTQYGGIFVPQFCDI; this is translated from the exons ATGTACGGAGGCTCCAACGATACGCACGGAGGCTCCTACGATATGTACGGAGGCTCCAACGATACGCACGGAGGCTCCTACAATACGTACGGAGGCTCCAACGATACGCACGGAGGCTCCTACGATACGTACGGAG GCTCCAACAAAAGGTACGGAGGCTCCAACGATATGCACGGAGGCTCCAACGATACATACGGAAACTCCGACGATCTGTACAGAGGCTCCAACGATAGATACGGAGGCTCCAACGATTCGCACGGAGGCTCCAACGATATGTATGGAAGCTCCAACGATCCGTACGAAG GCTCCAACGATCTGTACGGAGGCTCCAACGATCTGTACGGAGGCTCCAACGAACCGTACGGAGGCTCCAACGATCTGTACGGAGGCTCCAACGATGCGTATGAAGGTTTCAACAATCCGTACGGAGACTCAACGCAGTATGGAGGCATATTTGTGCCACAATTCTGCGACATTTAA